From the genome of Sulfitobacter sp. DSM 110093, one region includes:
- the rpsN gene encoding 30S ribosomal protein S14 has product MAKKSMIEREKKREALVKKYAEKRAALKEIVSDESKPMEERFRASLKLAKLPRNSSAVRLHNRCQLTGRPHAYYRKLKISRIALRDLGSSGQIPGMVKSSW; this is encoded by the coding sequence ATGGCTAAGAAATCCATGATTGAGCGCGAGAAGAAGCGCGAAGCACTGGTCAAAAAGTACGCTGAGAAGCGCGCGGCTCTGAAAGAGATCGTGAGCGACGAAAGCAAACCGATGGAAGAGCGTTTCCGCGCTTCCCTGAAACTGGCGAAACTGCCGCGCAACAGCTCTGCTGTGCGTCTGCACAACCGTTGCCAGCTGACGGGCCGCCCGCACGCCTACTATCGTAAACTGAAAATTTCGCGGATCGCGCTGCGGGACCTTGGCTCTTCGGGCCAGATCCCCGGCATGGTCAAGTCGAGCTGGTAA
- the rplP gene encoding 50S ribosomal protein L16: protein MLQPKRTKFRKQFKGSIKGLAKGGSDLNFGTYGLKALQPERVTARQIEAARRAMTRHMKRQGRVWIRIFPDVPVTSKPVEVRMGKGKGSVDFWAAKVKPGRIMFEIDGVGEDVAREALRLAAMKLPIKTRVVVREDW, encoded by the coding sequence ATGCTTCAACCAAAGCGTACTAAATTCCGTAAGCAGTTTAAGGGCTCGATCAAGGGTCTGGCAAAGGGCGGGTCTGACCTGAACTTTGGCACCTACGGCCTGAAGGCACTGCAGCCGGAGCGGGTTACAGCCCGTCAAATCGAAGCGGCACGCCGCGCCATGACGCGTCACATGAAGCGTCAAGGCCGTGTCTGGATCCGTATCTTCCCGGACGTACCGGTCACCTCCAAGCCCGTCGAAGTTCGTATGGGTAAAGGTAAAGGTTCCGTCGACTTCTGGGCAGCCAAGGTCAAGCCGGGCCGCATCATGTTCGAAATCGACGGTGTCGGTGAAGACGTGGCGCGCGAAGCCCTGCGTCTGGCAGCCATGAAGCTGCCGATCAAGACCCGGGTTGTCGTCCGCGAGGACTGGTAA
- the rpsQ gene encoding 30S ribosomal protein S17, which yields MPKRILTGTVTSDANAQTVSVSVERRFTHPVLKKTIRKSKKYRAHDENNTYKVGDSVRIIECAPKSKTKRWEVLTSDKTEA from the coding sequence ATGCCCAAGCGTATCCTTACAGGCACCGTGACATCGGACGCCAACGCACAAACAGTTTCCGTTTCCGTAGAGCGTCGCTTTACGCATCCGGTTCTGAAAAAGACCATCCGTAAGTCCAAGAAGTACCGGGCTCACGATGAGAACAACACATACAAAGTGGGCGACAGCGTTCGCATCATCGAGTGTGCACCAAAGTCGAAAACCAAACGTTGGGAAGTTCTGACTTCGGACAAGACCGAAGCCTAA
- the rpsE gene encoding 30S ribosomal protein S5, with product MARDDNRGGNRRNQRDETPEFADRLVAINRVSKTVKGGKRFGFAALVVVGDQKGRVGFGKGKAKEVPEAIRKATEQAKRQMIRVQLREGRTLHHDMHGRHGAGKVIMRTAPEGTGIIAGGPMRAVFEMLGVKDVVSKSVGSQNPYNMIRATLDGLRKEQSPRSVAQRRGKKVADILPKRDDNVESSAQVAEEA from the coding sequence ATGGCAAGAGATGACAACCGTGGGGGCAACCGCCGCAACCAGCGCGACGAGACCCCGGAATTCGCTGACCGTCTGGTCGCGATCAACCGCGTGTCCAAGACCGTTAAGGGTGGTAAGCGTTTTGGCTTTGCCGCACTTGTAGTCGTGGGCGATCAGAAAGGCCGCGTCGGCTTTGGTAAGGGTAAAGCGAAAGAAGTACCCGAGGCCATCCGCAAGGCAACTGAGCAAGCCAAGCGTCAGATGATCCGCGTGCAACTGCGCGAAGGTCGTACGCTGCACCATGACATGCACGGCCGCCACGGCGCCGGCAAAGTCATCATGCGTACAGCACCTGAAGGTACCGGTATCATCGCCGGTGGTCCGATGCGTGCCGTATTCGAGATGCTGGGCGTAAAGGACGTTGTGTCCAAGTCGGTCGGTTCGCAGAACCCATACAACATGATCCGCGCCACTTTGGACGGTCTGAGAAAAGAGCAATCGCCCCGTTCCGTCGCGCAGCGTCGCGGCAAGAAAGTGGCTGACATTCTGCCCAAGCGTGATGACAACGTTGAGTCCTCCGCACAAGTGGCTGAGGAGGCATAA
- the rpmD gene encoding 50S ribosomal protein L30: protein MAKTLVIKQVGSPIRRPAKQKATLVGLGLNKMGRTRELEDTPSVRGMINKVSHMVEIVEEKG from the coding sequence ATGGCCAAGACACTCGTAATCAAGCAGGTCGGTTCGCCGATCCGCCGCCCCGCTAAGCAAAAGGCAACTCTGGTTGGCCTGGGTCTGAACAAAATGGGCCGCACCCGTGAACTGGAAGATACACCTTCCGTCCGCGGCATGATCAACAAGGTCTCGCACATGGTCGAGATCGTCGAAGAGAAAGGCTGA
- a CDS encoding TIGR02466 family protein — MSNIKSLFATRLYHAALSAHGKPIDTDELAASCFSIAEDDEAGQDWCEENGYAGYTSYASLDDLPYRFPIFKDLVAVLDKHVAAFAKDLEFDLGDRKLVLDSLWLNILPEGGIHTSHIHPHSVISGTTYVTMPEGASAIRFEDPRLPMMMAAPGRVKDAREELRPFIYVAPQAGDVLLWESWLRHEVPMNMIEEDRVSVSFNYNWA, encoded by the coding sequence ATGTCAAACATCAAATCGCTTTTCGCCACCCGCCTCTATCACGCCGCCCTGTCGGCGCATGGCAAACCCATCGACACTGATGAGCTGGCCGCCTCTTGTTTCTCCATCGCTGAGGACGACGAGGCCGGACAGGATTGGTGCGAAGAAAACGGCTATGCGGGTTACACCTCTTATGCCTCATTGGACGACCTGCCCTACCGCTTCCCGATCTTCAAAGATCTGGTCGCCGTGCTGGACAAACATGTGGCGGCCTTCGCCAAAGACCTAGAGTTCGATCTGGGTGATCGTAAACTTGTGCTCGACTCGCTGTGGCTGAACATCCTGCCCGAAGGCGGCATCCACACCTCGCATATCCACCCGCATTCGGTAATCTCGGGCACGACCTACGTCACCATGCCCGAAGGCGCCAGTGCGATCCGCTTTGAGGACCCGCGCTTACCGATGATGATGGCCGCCCCCGGTCGGGTGAAGGACGCGCGCGAGGAGCTGCGCCCCTTCATCTATGTCGCGCCCCAAGCTGGCGATGTGCTGCTGTGGGAAAGCTGGCTGCGTCATGAGGTGCCGATGAATATGATCGAAGAAGATCGGGTGTCGGTGAGCTTCAACTACAACTGGGCCTAG
- the rpmC gene encoding 50S ribosomal protein L29 yields the protein MKASELHDKTPDQLRDELVNLKKESFNLRFQQATGQLENPARLKTVKRDVARVHTVLNQKAAAAAAE from the coding sequence GTGAAAGCCAGCGAACTGCACGACAAGACGCCGGACCAGCTCCGCGACGAGCTTGTGAACCTGAAAAAAGAATCCTTCAACTTGCGTTTTCAGCAGGCCACCGGCCAGCTGGAAAACCCCGCACGTTTGAAGACCGTGAAGCGTGACGTGGCTCGTGTCCACACCGTGCTGAACCAGAAAGCCGCTGCTGCGGCAGCCGAATAA
- the rplV gene encoding 50S ribosomal protein L22: MSKDKNPRRVADNEAMAKLRMLRTSPQKLNLVAALIRGKSVDKALTDLTFSKKRVAQDVKKCLQSAIANAENNHNLDVDELIVAEAYVGKNLTMKRGRPRARGRFGKIIKPFAEITIKVRQVEEQA, translated from the coding sequence ATGAGCAAGGATAAGAATCCCCGCCGCGTGGCAGATAACGAAGCAATGGCAAAACTGCGCATGCTTCGCACCAGCCCGCAGAAACTGAACCTGGTTGCAGCTCTGATCCGTGGCAAGTCCGTGGATAAAGCGTTGACCGACCTCACCTTCTCCAAGAAGCGGGTCGCGCAGGACGTGAAGAAATGCCTTCAGTCCGCGATCGCCAACGCCGAGAACAACCACAACCTGGACGTCGATGAGCTCATCGTGGCCGAGGCCTATGTCGGTAAGAACCTGACTATGAAGCGCGGTCGTCCGCGTGCCCGTGGCCGGTTCGGCAAGATCATCAAGCCGTTTGCCGAGATCACGATCAAAGTGCGTCAAGTTGAGGAGCAAGCCTGA
- the rplE gene encoding 50S ribosomal protein L5 produces the protein MLDTATYTPRLQAEYREKIRAALKEEFGYKNDMMIPKLDKIVLNIGCGAEAVRDSKKAKSAQEDLTAIAGQKALTTVAKKSIAGFRVREEMPLGAKVTLRGDRMYEFLDRLITIAMPRIRDFRGVPGKSFDGRGNYAMGMKEHIVFPEIDFDKVDETWGMDIVIATTAKTDAEAKALLKAFNMPFNS, from the coding sequence ATGCTTGATACCGCAACCTACACACCCCGCCTTCAGGCCGAATACCGCGAGAAGATCCGCGCCGCCCTGAAAGAGGAATTCGGCTACAAGAACGACATGATGATCCCCAAGCTGGACAAAATCGTTCTGAACATCGGCTGTGGTGCCGAAGCCGTACGTGACAGCAAGAAAGCCAAGTCGGCTCAGGAAGACTTGACCGCGATTGCAGGCCAGAAGGCTTTGACAACCGTAGCCAAGAAATCCATCGCTGGTTTCCGCGTTCGTGAGGAAATGCCGCTGGGTGCGAAAGTAACCCTGCGCGGTGACCGCATGTACGAATTCCTTGACCGTCTGATTACGATCGCAATGCCCCGTATCCGCGACTTCCGCGGCGTGCCAGGCAAAAGCTTTGATGGCCGTGGCAACTACGCCATGGGCATGAAAGAGCATATCGTGTTCCCCGAAATCGACTTCGACAAAGTTGACGAGACTTGGGGTATGGACATCGTGATCGCCACCACGGCGAAAACCGACGCTGAAGCCAAGGCGCTGTTGAAAGCTTTCAACATGCCCTTCAATTCATAA
- the rplR gene encoding 50S ribosomal protein L18 codes for MANTKRQLFLKRRMRVRNKLRKVNAGRMRLSVHRSSKNISAQLIDDVNGVTLASASTMEKDLGVVGKNNVEAATKVGALIAERAKKAGVEEAYFDRGGFLFHGKVKALAEAAREGGLKI; via the coding sequence ATGGCAAACACCAAAAGACAGCTGTTCCTGAAACGCCGCATGCGCGTTCGGAACAAACTCCGCAAAGTGAACGCCGGGCGCATGCGCCTGTCGGTACACCGTTCGTCCAAGAACATCTCGGCTCAGCTGATCGACGATGTGAACGGCGTTACACTTGCATCCGCCTCCACCATGGAGAAGGATCTGGGCGTCGTTGGCAAAAACAATGTCGAAGCGGCAACCAAGGTCGGCGCATTGATCGCCGAGCGTGCCAAGAAAGCTGGCGTGGAAGAAGCATACTTCGACCGTGGCGGTTTCTTGTTCCACGGCAAAGTGAAAGCCTTGGCCGAAGCGGCCCGCGAAGGCGGTCTGAAGATCTGA
- the rplF gene encoding 50S ribosomal protein L6 translates to MSRIGKKPVAMPSGVSAEVSGQTIEVKGPKGTRSFRATDDVTLTVEDSAITVTPRGKSKRARQQWGMSRTMIENLVTGVTTGFKKELEIQGVGYRAAINGNTLRLNLGLSHDVDYVAPEGVTVTAPKQTEIVVEGIDEQLVGQVAANIRAWRKPEPYKGKGIRYKGEFVFRKEGKKK, encoded by the coding sequence ATGTCTCGAATTGGTAAGAAACCTGTCGCCATGCCTTCGGGCGTCTCGGCAGAGGTCAGCGGTCAGACGATTGAAGTGAAGGGCCCTAAGGGGACCCGCAGCTTCCGCGCGACTGACGACGTAACGCTGACGGTCGAAGACAGCGCAATCACTGTGACACCGCGCGGCAAGTCCAAGCGCGCACGTCAGCAGTGGGGCATGTCCCGGACTATGATCGAAAACCTGGTAACCGGTGTCACCACGGGCTTCAAAAAGGAGCTTGAGATCCAAGGTGTTGGTTATCGTGCTGCCATCAACGGCAACACGCTGCGCCTGAACCTCGGCCTCAGCCACGATGTCGACTATGTTGCGCCCGAGGGCGTCACCGTAACAGCACCGAAGCAGACCGAAATCGTTGTGGAAGGCATTGACGAACAGCTTGTTGGTCAGGTCGCTGCGAACATCCGCGCTTGGCGCAAGCCCGAGCCCTATAAGGGCAAAGGCATCCGCTATAAGGGTGAGTTCGTGTTCCGCAAAGAAGGCAAGAAGAAGTAA
- the rplB gene encoding 50S ribosomal protein L2, with amino-acid sequence MALKSYKPTTPGQRGLVLIDRSELWKGRPVKALTEGLTKSGGRNNTGRITMRRTGGGAKRLYRIVDFKRNKLDMSAVVARIEYDPNRTAFIALIQYEDGEQAYILAPQRLAIGDKIIAGAKVDIKPGNAMPFSGMPIGTIVHNIEMKPGKGGQIARAAGTYAQFVGRDGGYAQIRLSSGELRLVRQECMATVGAVSNPDNSNQNYGKAGRMRHKGIRPSVRGVVMNPIDHPHGGGEGRTSGGRHPVTPWGKPTKGAKTRNKNKASSKLIIRSRHAKKKGR; translated from the coding sequence ATGGCACTCAAGTCGTACAAACCGACGACGCCAGGCCAGCGTGGACTGGTACTGATCGACCGTTCGGAGCTGTGGAAAGGCCGCCCGGTCAAAGCCCTTACTGAGGGTTTGACCAAATCTGGCGGTCGGAACAACACCGGACGAATCACAATGCGTCGTACAGGTGGTGGTGCAAAGCGCCTCTACCGTATCGTCGATTTCAAGCGCAACAAGCTGGACATGTCCGCTGTTGTCGCGCGGATCGAATATGACCCCAACCGGACCGCCTTCATCGCACTGATCCAGTACGAAGACGGCGAGCAGGCCTACATCCTGGCCCCCCAGCGTCTGGCCATCGGCGACAAGATCATCGCCGGCGCCAAAGTGGACATCAAACCCGGTAACGCGATGCCTTTCTCGGGCATGCCAATCGGTACGATCGTCCACAACATCGAGATGAAGCCCGGCAAGGGCGGTCAGATCGCACGTGCCGCCGGCACCTACGCCCAGTTCGTGGGTCGTGACGGTGGCTACGCTCAGATCCGTCTGAGCAGCGGCGAGCTGCGTCTCGTGCGTCAGGAATGCATGGCCACCGTTGGTGCCGTGTCCAACCCCGACAACTCGAACCAGAACTACGGTAAAGCGGGCCGCATGCGTCACAAGGGCATCCGTCCTTCTGTACGTGGTGTGGTGATGAACCCGATCGATCACCCGCACGGTGGTGGTGAAGGCCGGACCTCTGGTGGTCGTCACCCGGTTACCCCTTGGGGCAAGCCGACGAAGGGTGCCAAGACCCGCAACAAGAACAAAGCGTCCAGCAAGCTTATCATCCGCTCGCGTCACGCCAAGAAGAAGGGGCGTTAA
- the rpsS gene encoding 30S ribosomal protein S19, producing the protein MARSVWKGPFVDSYVLKKAEASREGGRNEVIKIWSRRSTILPQFVGLTFGVYNGHKHIPVNVSEDMIGQKFGEYSPTRTYYGHAADKKAKRK; encoded by the coding sequence ATGGCTCGTTCAGTATGGAAAGGTCCTTTTGTTGACTCTTATGTCCTCAAAAAGGCAGAGGCTTCCCGCGAGGGCGGCCGTAACGAAGTGATCAAGATCTGGTCGCGCCGCAGCACGATCCTGCCCCAGTTCGTGGGTCTGACGTTTGGCGTGTACAACGGTCATAAGCACATCCCTGTTAACGTCAGCGAAGACATGATCGGTCAGAAGTTCGGTGAGTACTCCCCGACTCGGACCTACTACGGTCATGCCGCCGACAAAAAAGCGAAGCGGAAATAA
- the rplX gene encoding 50S ribosomal protein L24, producing the protein MAAKLRKGDKVIVLSGKDKGKTGTISSVDPKSNKAIVDGVKIAIRATRQTQTSQGGRIPKAMPIDLSNLALVDANGKPTRVGFKIEGDKKVRFAKTTGDVIDA; encoded by the coding sequence ATGGCTGCTAAACTTCGCAAAGGTGACAAGGTCATCGTGCTGTCCGGCAAGGACAAAGGCAAAACGGGCACCATCTCGTCCGTTGACCCCAAGTCGAACAAGGCCATCGTTGACGGCGTGAAAATCGCCATCCGCGCCACGCGCCAGACACAGACATCTCAGGGCGGCCGCATCCCCAAGGCGATGCCGATCGACCTGAGCAACCTCGCACTGGTGGATGCCAACGGCAAACCCACGCGCGTGGGTTTCAAAATCGAAGGCGACAAAAAAGTGCGCTTTGCCAAGACCACGGGGGACGTGATCGATGCTTGA
- the rpsC gene encoding 30S ribosomal protein S3 codes for MGNKVNPIGMRLQVNRTWDSRWYADTKDYGDLLLEDLAIRDFIKKECHQAGVARVIIERPHKKCRVTIHTARPGVIIGKKGADIETLRQKIAKMTKSELHLNIVEIRKPELDAHLVGESIAQQLERRVSFRRAMKRAVQNAMRMGALGIRVNLAGRLGGAEIARTEWYREGRVPLHTLRADIDYAHVEAATAYGIIGIKTWIFKGEIMEHDPAARDRKAQELQDGPAPRGAGGRR; via the coding sequence ATGGGTAACAAAGTAAATCCGATCGGTATGCGTCTTCAGGTGAACCGCACCTGGGACAGCCGCTGGTACGCCGACACCAAGGATTACGGTGATCTTCTGCTCGAAGACCTCGCAATCCGCGACTTCATCAAGAAAGAGTGCCACCAAGCTGGTGTTGCTCGTGTGATCATCGAGCGTCCGCACAAAAAGTGCCGCGTCACGATCCACACAGCACGCCCTGGTGTCATCATTGGCAAGAAAGGCGCGGACATCGAGACGCTGCGCCAGAAGATCGCCAAGATGACCAAATCGGAACTGCACCTCAACATCGTTGAGATCCGCAAGCCCGAGTTGGACGCACATCTGGTTGGTGAGAGCATTGCACAGCAGCTGGAGCGCCGGGTTTCTTTCCGCCGCGCCATGAAACGTGCCGTGCAGAACGCCATGCGCATGGGCGCACTGGGCATCCGCGTGAACCTCGCGGGTCGTCTTGGTGGTGCTGAAATCGCGCGTACCGAATGGTACCGTGAGGGTCGCGTGCCGCTGCACACATTGCGTGCCGATATCGATTACGCACATGTCGAAGCGGCCACCGCTTACGGCATCATCGGGATCAAGACATGGATCTTCAAAGGCGAGATCATGGAACACGATCCCGCCGCGCGTGACCGTAAGGCACAGGAACTCCAAGACGGCCCAGCACCTCGCGGTGCCGGCGGTCGTCGCTAA
- a CDS encoding hemerythrin domain-containing protein, translated as MSKHYDGRPLSALTIDPDTRPPKPQLGKVTDSQRQAGRHLAAIHRHYLKDLARIAQVMARIEGGETPPADLAHIVLHTEMAKNFAAAGTLCGQQCWALTMHHNIEEQSIFPQLQARGSVAVRTIVDRLRAEHEVVHALLERLGKAAESLTAAPSATDFAETRAIFDRLVSVVQSHFHFEETALAEALGVYQVDI; from the coding sequence ATGTCAAAACACTACGATGGGCGGCCCCTGTCTGCGTTAACGATTGACCCAGACACCCGCCCGCCGAAGCCTCAGCTAGGCAAGGTAACCGACAGTCAGCGGCAAGCGGGGCGGCATCTGGCGGCCATTCACAGACATTACTTAAAAGATCTCGCGCGGATCGCGCAGGTCATGGCCCGGATCGAAGGCGGAGAGACACCACCCGCCGATCTGGCCCATATCGTGCTCCATACAGAGATGGCCAAGAATTTTGCCGCTGCCGGAACGCTTTGCGGGCAGCAATGCTGGGCGTTGACGATGCATCACAACATCGAAGAGCAGAGCATCTTTCCGCAATTGCAGGCCCGTGGGTCTGTCGCCGTGCGCACCATCGTAGATCGGCTACGGGCAGAGCATGAGGTGGTACATGCGCTTCTAGAGCGGCTCGGCAAGGCCGCGGAAAGCTTGACCGCAGCACCAAGCGCGACGGACTTTGCCGAAACCCGCGCTATCTTTGACCGACTGGTTTCTGTCGTGCAATCGCACTTCCATTTCGAAGAAACCGCGCTGGCCGAGGCTTTGGGCGTCTATCAGGTGGATATCTGA
- a CDS encoding PRC-barrel domain-containing protein — translation MIYTKTLMAGVSAVALFAAAPVLAQDATEKVEETIERNAEAEAEMEAEVEGDAAATANVAGGQVVVEQEDAEVDVQVPEPDVNVSQDAPVVTVEQAQPEVTVAVPEPTVRVQQQAPIITVEQAQPQVTVRIPEPVVTVQVPKPQVDVNTGEPVVDLEQPEPVVKFVRPEPKITIEEAEPRVTVEQAEADVDVAESQDAEVNVEQEEANVNVEQSEDANVVVEDAEAPEVNVEGSEAAEVDVEQEQARVLMEDFNADEQGNMAEEDRTRYQENVQRLPIFNLTAEELTGRSVATEEGEDVGEIDFIGVRGDTVVAIIGVGGFLGMGENEVAIPVEQLILREDEVIVPGVTEERLESMPEFNESEVEILDPGMRLAESVGLD, via the coding sequence ATGATCTATACCAAGACACTCATGGCGGGCGTATCTGCTGTTGCCCTTTTTGCTGCTGCTCCAGTGCTGGCACAGGATGCGACCGAAAAGGTTGAAGAAACCATTGAGCGGAACGCCGAAGCCGAAGCTGAAATGGAAGCTGAAGTTGAGGGCGATGCCGCCGCGACTGCCAATGTCGCCGGTGGCCAAGTGGTTGTTGAGCAGGAAGACGCCGAAGTTGACGTGCAGGTACCTGAGCCTGACGTAAACGTGTCGCAGGATGCGCCTGTTGTTACCGTCGAGCAGGCCCAGCCCGAAGTCACCGTAGCTGTGCCTGAGCCAACAGTTCGCGTTCAGCAGCAGGCACCTATCATCACTGTCGAGCAGGCCCAGCCACAGGTCACCGTGCGCATTCCTGAGCCGGTCGTGACCGTGCAGGTTCCCAAGCCGCAGGTTGATGTGAACACGGGTGAGCCTGTCGTCGATCTTGAGCAACCAGAGCCCGTCGTGAAATTCGTGCGGCCCGAGCCCAAGATCACCATCGAAGAAGCCGAGCCACGGGTCACCGTTGAACAAGCCGAAGCCGATGTAGATGTTGCTGAATCGCAGGATGCCGAAGTGAACGTTGAGCAGGAAGAAGCCAACGTGAATGTGGAGCAGAGCGAAGACGCCAATGTCGTGGTTGAAGACGCCGAAGCGCCTGAGGTCAATGTCGAAGGCTCAGAGGCTGCCGAGGTTGATGTTGAGCAAGAGCAAGCCCGCGTGTTGATGGAAGACTTCAACGCTGATGAGCAGGGCAACATGGCTGAGGAAGATCGCACACGTTACCAAGAGAACGTGCAGCGTCTGCCGATCTTTAACCTGACCGCTGAAGAGCTGACAGGCCGCAGCGTTGCCACCGAAGAAGGTGAAGACGTTGGCGAGATCGACTTTATCGGTGTGCGTGGTGATACCGTTGTCGCGATCATCGGTGTTGGTGGCTTCCTTGGTATGGGCGAAAACGAAGTCGCCATCCCAGTAGAGCAGCTGATCCTGCGTGAAGACGAAGTGATTGTTCCCGGCGTTACCGAAGAGCGTCTGGAAAGCATGCCGGAATTTAACGAATCCGAAGTTGAAATCCTTGATCCGGGTATGCGTCTGGCCGAAAGCGTTGGCCTTGATTAA
- the rpsH gene encoding 30S ribosomal protein S8: MNDPIADMLTRIRNSSLRGKSTVSTPASKLRAWVLDVLADEGYIRGYEKVTGADGHPAIEISLKYYEGEPVIRELKRVSKPGRRVYMAVNDIPVVRQGLGVSIVSTSKGVMSDASARSANVGGEVLCTVF, translated from the coding sequence ATGAACGATCCTATCGCAGATATGCTGACACGCATCCGTAACTCTTCGCTGCGCGGCAAATCAACCGTATCCACACCAGCTTCCAAGCTGCGTGCATGGGTGTTGGACGTGCTGGCCGACGAAGGCTACATCCGCGGCTACGAAAAAGTCACGGGCGCCGATGGCCACCCCGCCATCGAGATCAGCCTCAAGTACTACGAAGGCGAACCTGTTATTCGTGAATTGAAGCGGGTTTCCAAACCCGGTCGTCGCGTCTACATGGCCGTCAATGACATTCCTGTTGTCCGTCAGGGCCTCGGTGTGTCGATTGTCTCCACCTCCAAAGGTGTGATGTCGGACGCATCAGCACGCTCTGCCAATGTTGGCGGCGAAGTGCTCTGCACCGTATTCTAA
- the rplN gene encoding 50S ribosomal protein L14 produces the protein MIQMQTNLDVADNSGARRVQCIKVLGGSKRKYASVGDIIVVSVKEAIPRGRVKKGDVRKAVVVRTAKEVRRDDGTAIRFDRNAAVILNNNNEPVGTRIFGPVVRELRAKNFMKIISLAPEVL, from the coding sequence ATGATCCAGATGCAGACCAACCTGGATGTTGCTGACAACAGCGGCGCGCGCCGTGTTCAGTGCATCAAGGTCTTGGGTGGTTCCAAGCGTAAATACGCATCCGTCGGCGACATCATTGTCGTGTCGGTCAAGGAAGCCATCCCTCGCGGTCGTGTGAAAAAAGGCGACGTCCGTAAGGCCGTTGTCGTTCGCACCGCCAAAGAAGTTCGTCGCGACGATGGCACCGCCATCCGTTTCGACCGCAACGCTGCTGTTATCCTGAATAACAACAACGAGCCTGTCGGCACCCGTATCTTCGGGCCGGTTGTTCGTGAGCTGCGTGCGAAGAACTTCATGAAAATCATCTCGCTCGCTCCGGAGGTGCTGTAA